Genomic window (Gelria sp. Kuro-4):
CCGTACCCGCTCCGGGGCCCTGCTGCGCACGGGCCCACGGGCGTAGGGGATGATGCAGTAGGTGCAAAAGCGATCACAGCCGTCTTCAATCTTTAGATACGCCCGGGTCCGGGTGGAGTAGTCGAGCGGCAGTTCCTCAAAGTCCGCGGCTGTCTCGAGCTCCTGCACCCGGTTCACGCGCCGGCGCCCGCGGGCGGCCTCCTCCACGTAGTCCACCACGCGGGAGCGCTCGCGCGTGCCGAGGATGACGTCCACCTCCGGCAGCTTCTCCACCGCGGCCGGCGCCGCCTGTGCCCAGCAGCCCACCACGGCGATGGTCGCCCCCGGCGCGCGCCGCCCGGCCCGGCGTACCAGCTGGCGGTTCTTGCGGTCGGCCAGGTGGGTGACGGTGCAGGTGTTCACCACGTACACGTCGGCCGCTTCGTTAAAATCCACCACCTCGTAGCCGCGCTCGCGGAAGAGGTCCTTCATGGCCTCGGTCTCGGATTGGTTTACCTTGCACCCCAGGGTGGCGAAGGCCACCCGCTTCTTCTCGCCCAGCTCTTCCGCCCCCTTAACCCAGATCCCCCAGTTCGTAGAGCACGATACTCGCGGCCACCAGCCCGGCCGTTTCGGTGCGCAGGATGCGCGGCCCCAGGCTCACCGGGATGGCACCGGCGGCGAGAGCCAGCTCCACCTCGGCCGGCAAAAAACCGCCCTCCGGCCCGGTTAAGAGCAGAAGTCGCCGACAGGCCCCACGGGCCCGCAGCTCGCCCAGTACCTCCTTGAGCCGGCGCGTGCGCTCCTCTTCCCAGAGGAGCAACGCCGCGTCAAAGTCACGCAGGCGAGCGTTCAGGGCCGCCAGCGACGTAATGCGTTCCACCCGGGGCACGCAGGCGCGGCGGCACTGCTTGGCCGCCGCGCGCGCCACCCGCTCCCAGCGCAGGGCACGGCGCTCCTCGCCCTCGCCCGGCCTTACCACCGAACGCGCTGTATGTAAAGGGATCACCGCCTGCACGCCGATTTCCGTGGCCTTCTGAATCACAAGCTCCAGCTTGTCGCCCTTGGCCAGCCCCTGCGCCAAAATAAGCTCCAGCGGTGCTTCGGGTACCGGCGCCACCTCGGCCAGGATGCGTCCAAGCACGGCCTCGCCTTCCCAGCCCTCTATCCTCACCAGGTACTCCCGGCCCCGGCCGTCGAAGACGTACACCTCGGCCCCCGGCCCCAGCCGCAGCACGCGGCGCAGGTGGTGCGCTTCGTCGCCCCCCAGGCGTACCATTTCCCCGGTGAAGTGTTCCGGGGGAGCAAAGAAGCGTCGCACCCTAGGTCTCCTCCCGCAAGGCAGCGAAGGCCACCCACTCTTCCTGTCCCAGGATCTCCGCCAGTTTAAAGCCCTGAGCCGCCAGGCCTTCTTTCACTTCTTCAAAACTGGGCTCGATCACGCCGCTCCCGATAAAGTACCCGCCCGGGTTCAGGTGCGCGGTCAGATCCACCACCAGCTCCAGGAGCACACTGGGCGTGATGTTCGCGAGGACCAGGTCGGCTGCACCGGGAAGCTCCTCAAAAAGGCTGCCGCCTAAAACAGAGACCCTGTCGGTCACCCGGTTGCGCTCGCAGTTCGCCCAGGCCGCTTCCACCGCCAGCGGGTCGGCGTCCACAGCGGTAACCTCCGCCGCCCCCAGGCGCGCCGCGGCGATGGCCAGGATGCCTGAGCCTGTCCCGATGTCGAAGACGGTGGCGCCCGGCTGCAGGTACTTCTCGAGGAGAGTCAGGGCCATGGCGGTGGTGGGGTGTGTGCCCGTTCCAAAGGCCATGCCCGGGTCGAGCTCAATCACCACGTCCTCGGGCCCGGCCGGGTACTCTTCCCAGGCCGGCTTGATCACCAGCCGCCGGCCCACCCGCACCGGTTTGTAATAGCTTTTCCAGGCGGTGGCCCATTCTTCTTCCGCCACGCGCTGCAGGCTGATTTCGCCTGGGATATTAAGAATCTCCAGCACCCGGTTCACCGCCGCCTGCACGGCGGCGAGGCGCTCCTTGAGCACGGCGTTCACCGGCAGGTAGGCCTTTACCGTTACACCGCCGTCCACCGGCACCGGGTCCGGCAGTTCGGCGGCATCCCAGCGCCCGCTGGCCCGGTAGGCCGCGACGAGGCCCGGGTCCTCGATGACCACGCCCCCCGCTCCTTGTTCATGCAGGACGTTGGCGATGGCTTCGACGCCCTCCTGGCTGGTCTGGATGCTGATCTCCGCCCACTCTTTGGCCATCGAGGACCCTCCTTTTGCCTTATCTCCCCAGCGCATCGCGCACCTTGCGGAAGAAACCCTTGTCTTCGGCCTTGTCGCCGAAAGTCCGGCCCAGTTCCCTCAGCAGCTCGCGCTGCCGCTCGCTGAGCTGCGTCGGCGTTTCCACGCTTACCACCACGTGCAGGTCGCCGCGCCCGTGGCCCCTGAGGTGGGGCATGCCCTTGCCGCGCAGGCGGAAACGGGTACCGGTCTGGGTGCCCTCGGGAACCGTCAACCCGGCCTTACCATCCAGGGTGGGAACCTCCACTTCCGCCCCCAGAGCCGCCTGGACGATGTTGAGCTTGATCTCCGTAAGAAGGTCGTCGCCCTGCCGCGTAAATCGTTTGTGCGGGCGCACGGTGACGAACACATAGAGGTCCCCGGGCGGCCCACCCAGGCGCCCGGCCTCCCCCTCACCCGCCAGCCGCAGGCGTGCCCCCGTGTCCACGCCCGCCGGAATGTGCACCGTTATGCGGCGCGCGCGCCGGGCCCGGCCGCTCCCGCCGCAGGCGGTACACGGTTTGGTGACGATGCGGCCCGCACCGTGGCAACGCGGGCACGTCGTAATGTTAACCATGCGGCCGAAGGGCGTGGCGCGCTCCTGGCGCACCTGACCGCTCCCGTGGCAGGCATGGCACGTTTCCGGGCGGCTGCCCGGCGCCGCGCCGCTGCCGCCGCAGGCAGCGCAGGCCTCTTCGCGCAGCACCTCGATATCCTTCTCCAGCCCGGCGGCAGCCTCCTCCAGGGAGATCTCCAGGTCATAGCGCAGGTCGGCGCCCCGCTCCGGTCCCTGCCGGCGCCCGCGCCCGGCTCCGCCGAAGAACATGTCAAAGAGGTCGCCAAACCCGCCAAAGTTGCCAAACCCACCAAAATCGCCGAAGCCCCCGAAGTCCGGTCCGGCCCCGCCTCCGCCGAAGGCCGAAGGATCAAAGGCGGCGTGGCCGAACTGGTCGTACTGCGCCTTTTTCTGCGCGTCGCTCAGTACCTCGTAAGCCTCGTTTATCTCCTTGAACTTGGCCTCGGCCGTGGGGTCCCCGGGGTTGACGTCCGGGTGATACTGGCGGGCCAGACGGCGGTAGGCTTTCTTAATCTCTTCCTGGCTGGCCGTGCGGGGCACACCCAGGACCTCATAGTAATCGCGTTTTGCGGCCAAGCTCATCACCCCCGGCCTGCCGGCCTGGTTTACTTCTTATCGTCATCCACCTTGTACTCGGCATCCACCACGTTGTCGTCTGCCTTGCCGCCTGCGCCCGGGTTCGGGCCGGCGCCGGCACCGGGCCCGGCACCCGGCCCGCCGCCCGCCTTGGCGTAAAGAGCCGAGCTCAGCGCGTAGAGGGCCTCGGAGAGCTCCTCGCTGGCTTTCTTGATAGCGGCGGTGTCGTTCCCTTTCAGGGTCTCCTTCACCTTCCCCACCGCCTCGCGGGCCCGGCTCACCAGGGCGGCGTCCACCTTGCCCTCGGCGTCCTTCAGCGTCTTTTCGGCGTTGTAGGCCAGCGCGTCGGCCTGGTTCTTGGCCTCCGCCGCCTCGCGCAGTTTCTTGTCCTCCGCTGCGTGCTCCTCGGCCTCTTTGGCCATGCGCTTGATCTCTTCATCGCTGAGG
Coding sequences:
- a CDS encoding 16S rRNA (uracil(1498)-N(3))-methyltransferase; translation: MRRFFAPPEHFTGEMVRLGGDEAHHLRRVLRLGPGAEVYVFDGRGREYLVRIEGWEGEAVLGRILAEVAPVPEAPLELILAQGLAKGDKLELVIQKATEIGVQAVIPLHTARSVVRPGEGEERRALRWERVARAAAKQCRRACVPRVERITSLAALNARLRDFDAALLLWEEERTRRLKEVLGELRARGACRRLLLLTGPEGGFLPAEVELALAAGAIPVSLGPRILRTETAGLVAASIVLYELGDLG
- the prmA gene encoding 50S ribosomal protein L11 methyltransferase, with product MAKEWAEISIQTSQEGVEAIANVLHEQGAGGVVIEDPGLVAAYRASGRWDAAELPDPVPVDGGVTVKAYLPVNAVLKERLAAVQAAVNRVLEILNIPGEISLQRVAEEEWATAWKSYYKPVRVGRRLVIKPAWEEYPAGPEDVVIELDPGMAFGTGTHPTTAMALTLLEKYLQPGATVFDIGTGSGILAIAAARLGAAEVTAVDADPLAVEAAWANCERNRVTDRVSVLGGSLFEELPGAADLVLANITPSVLLELVVDLTAHLNPGGYFIGSGVIEPSFEEVKEGLAAQGFKLAEILGQEEWVAFAALREET
- the dnaJ gene encoding molecular chaperone DnaJ, which encodes MAAKRDYYEVLGVPRTASQEEIKKAYRRLARQYHPDVNPGDPTAEAKFKEINEAYEVLSDAQKKAQYDQFGHAAFDPSAFGGGGAGPDFGGFGDFGGFGNFGGFGDLFDMFFGGAGRGRRQGPERGADLRYDLEISLEEAAAGLEKDIEVLREEACAACGGSGAAPGSRPETCHACHGSGQVRQERATPFGRMVNITTCPRCHGAGRIVTKPCTACGGSGRARRARRITVHIPAGVDTGARLRLAGEGEAGRLGGPPGDLYVFVTVRPHKRFTRQGDDLLTEIKLNIVQAALGAEVEVPTLDGKAGLTVPEGTQTGTRFRLRGKGMPHLRGHGRGDLHVVVSVETPTQLSERQRELLRELGRTFGDKAEDKGFFRKVRDALGR